One window from the genome of Nicotiana tomentosiformis chromosome 5, ASM39032v3, whole genome shotgun sequence encodes:
- the LOC138892598 gene encoding uncharacterized protein, which yields MGRGAAQPANCAATTSITPPARGTPTPTGRGAARGGAQNSGGPSRFYAMRRRRESEASPNVVAGILTAQSHDVYALIDPSSTLSYVTPYVAMEFGIEPEQLYQSFSVSKQVSESILAVRVYRDCFATLHGRDTMDNLIELRMVDFDVIMGMDWLYSCFAKLDCRTRIVRF from the coding sequence atgggcagaggtgcggcacaGCCAGCAAATtgtgcagctactacatccataacacctccagctcgaggcaccccaacacccacagggcgtggtgcagctaggggtggtgcacagaattcgggaggacccagcagattttatgctatgcggagacgtcgggaatcagaggcttctccaaatGTTGTCGCAGGTATATTGACTGCCCAATCTCATGacgtatatgctcttattgatcccagttccactttgtcatatgtcacaccttatgttgctatggaatttgggatagaaccagaacaactttatcagtcgttctctgtatctaaaCAGGttagtgagtctattttggccgtgcgggtttatagggattgtttTGCCACATTGCATGGTCGAGACACCATGGacaatcttattgaattgagaatggttgattttgatgtgataatggggatggattggctttattcatgttttgccaagcttgattgccgaaccagaattgTTAGGTTctaa